A genomic stretch from Actinomycetota bacterium includes:
- a CDS encoding 2,3,4,5-tetrahydropyridine-2,6-dicarboxylate N-succinyltransferase, with translation MPTSLSDPSAPAVEPPPSSTLRSDRRFRVTDQLKATIEAAFAADDDSWKGGDARSAVHEAIDLLDRGEVRVAENVDGEWRVNTWLKEAILLLFRQAEMETIEVGPYEYRDKIPLKRGWERAGVRVVPPATARWGAHIESGAILMPSYVNIGAYVGAGSMVDTWATVGSCAQIGRDVHLAGGVGIGGVLEPPGARPVIVEDGAFIGSRCIVVEGSIVEAEAVLGANTVITASTPIIDVTGPEPVEHRGRVPARAVVVPGTRPKEFPGGTVQLSAAIVIGHRKASTDRKVSLNEALREFDVQV, from the coding sequence ATGCCTACCTCCCTGTCGGACCCCAGCGCGCCCGCGGTCGAGCCTCCCCCCTCTTCTACGCTCCGGAGCGACCGGAGGTTCAGGGTGACCGACCAGCTCAAGGCGACCATCGAGGCGGCGTTCGCCGCCGACGACGACTCGTGGAAGGGCGGGGACGCCCGCTCGGCGGTGCACGAGGCCATCGACCTGCTCGACCGTGGCGAGGTACGGGTGGCCGAGAACGTGGACGGCGAGTGGCGTGTGAACACGTGGCTCAAGGAGGCGATCCTGCTGCTGTTCCGCCAGGCCGAGATGGAGACGATCGAGGTCGGCCCCTACGAGTACCGCGACAAGATCCCGCTGAAACGCGGTTGGGAGCGAGCGGGCGTCCGCGTCGTGCCGCCAGCGACGGCGCGCTGGGGAGCCCACATCGAGTCCGGAGCCATCCTGATGCCCAGCTACGTGAACATCGGGGCCTACGTCGGCGCCGGGTCGATGGTGGACACGTGGGCGACCGTCGGTTCGTGCGCGCAGATCGGCCGTGACGTGCACCTCGCCGGAGGGGTGGGCATCGGTGGCGTGCTCGAACCGCCCGGGGCGCGCCCCGTCATCGTCGAGGACGGGGCGTTCATCGGCTCACGCTGCATCGTCGTGGAGGGCAGCATCGTCGAGGCCGAGGCCGTCCTCGGCGCCAACACCGTCATCACCGCCTCGACGCCGATCATCGACGTGACCGGGCCGGAGCCGGTCGAGCACCGCGGCCGCGTCCCCGCCCGAGCCGTGGTCGTCCCCGGGACGCGTCCCAAGGAGTTCCCGGGCGGCACGGTGCAGCTCTCGGCCGCGATCGTCATCGGCCACCGCAAGGCGTCCACGGACCGCAAGGTGTCACTCAACGAGGCCCTCCGCGAGTTCGACGTGCAGGTCTGA
- a CDS encoding PQQ-like beta-propeller repeat protein, whose product MTQRPYLVVVSAALLAVGLVVLAVRTSGPGPAAADARPVVAQPTATTAPGTAAPEPTSPAASPTTSPMPENRGMVGASTVGSPWGTIAGLLQFRGNPTRTWYGTGPVPTAPREVWRYPDRTMCTEEVTGEEVVQTTDAEGNVIDTTRPVTKLWCGTGWTGQPVVWERPDGVTEVIFGGFDGAVHFVDAATGEATRAKFQTGHMIKGSVTLDPNGFPLLYFGSRDDNLRIVALDRGDPVELWRLPANPNRVWNNDWDGNPVIVDGLLLEGGEDSWFYAIELNRDTDADGLVTVAPEVLVEVEGWNDQLFRDVGDRNVSIENSVAVFEDRVYFANSGGRVVGLDLADVRRGEAPVVFDYWVGDDVDASIVIDAEGMLYVSVELERFLPRAEEVGQLVKLDPYTAGDPRVWGVAVPPRPPGGGPDDGGIWGTPALHEGLLYATTHPGDLLVVDTATGEVVWRQDIGYHEWSSPVVVDDTLIVGACEEGGLLAWSLRDPRAPTPLWDVTVGGGACIESTPAVWNGGIYVGSRDGFFYGLR is encoded by the coding sequence GTGACGCAGCGTCCCTACCTCGTGGTCGTCTCCGCAGCGCTGCTCGCGGTCGGTCTGGTCGTCCTCGCGGTCCGCACCTCGGGTCCCGGCCCCGCGGCGGCCGACGCGCGTCCGGTCGTGGCGCAGCCGACCGCGACGACCGCCCCGGGAACCGCGGCCCCGGAACCGACGTCGCCTGCAGCGAGCCCCACGACCTCGCCCATGCCCGAGAACCGCGGGATGGTCGGGGCGTCCACCGTCGGTTCTCCCTGGGGCACGATCGCCGGGTTGCTGCAGTTCCGGGGCAACCCGACCCGCACCTGGTACGGGACCGGACCGGTCCCGACCGCGCCTCGGGAGGTGTGGCGCTACCCCGATCGGACCATGTGCACCGAGGAGGTGACCGGCGAGGAGGTCGTTCAGACCACCGACGCCGAGGGCAACGTCATCGACACCACGCGGCCCGTCACCAAGCTGTGGTGCGGGACGGGGTGGACCGGCCAGCCGGTCGTGTGGGAACGGCCCGATGGCGTGACCGAGGTGATCTTCGGGGGCTTCGACGGGGCGGTGCACTTCGTCGATGCCGCGACCGGTGAGGCGACGCGCGCGAAGTTCCAGACCGGCCACATGATCAAGGGCTCGGTGACCCTCGATCCGAACGGGTTCCCGCTCCTCTACTTCGGCTCGCGCGACGACAACCTCCGCATCGTGGCACTGGACCGCGGTGATCCGGTCGAGCTGTGGCGACTCCCCGCGAACCCCAACCGGGTGTGGAACAACGACTGGGACGGCAACCCCGTCATCGTCGACGGGCTGCTGCTCGAAGGCGGCGAGGACAGCTGGTTCTACGCCATCGAGCTCAACCGTGACACCGACGCCGACGGGCTGGTGACGGTCGCGCCGGAGGTGCTCGTCGAGGTGGAGGGGTGGAACGACCAGCTCTTCCGGGACGTCGGCGATCGCAACGTCTCGATCGAGAACTCGGTCGCCGTGTTCGAGGACCGGGTCTACTTCGCCAACTCCGGCGGACGCGTCGTCGGCCTCGACCTCGCCGATGTCCGCAGGGGCGAGGCTCCGGTCGTCTTCGACTACTGGGTCGGCGACGACGTCGACGCTTCCATCGTCATCGACGCCGAGGGGATGCTGTACGTGTCGGTCGAGCTCGAGCGCTTCCTGCCCCGTGCCGAGGAGGTCGGACAGCTCGTCAAGCTCGATCCCTACACGGCGGGCGACCCGCGGGTCTGGGGCGTGGCGGTCCCGCCCCGCCCCCCCGGCGGCGGGCCCGACGACGGCGGGATCTGGGGCACCCCCGCTCTGCACGAGGGACTGCTCTACGCCACGACCCACCCGGGCGACCTGCTGGTCGTCGACACCGCCACGGGCGAGGTGGTGTGGCGCCAGGACATCGGCTACCACGAGTGGTCTTCACCCGTCGTCGTCGACGACACGCTGATCGTCGGGGCGTGCGAGGAGGGCGGGTTGCTCGCGTGGTCGCTGCGGGACCCGCGTGCCCCGACCCCGCTATGGGATGTGACGGTCGGGGGTGGGGCGTGCATCGAGTCGACGCCGGCGGTCTGGAACGGCGGCATCTACGTCGGCAGTCGCGACGGCTTCTTCTACGGCCTGCGCTGA
- a CDS encoding cell wall-binding repeat-containing protein has protein sequence MNRMLVLVVSTSVVAALSVPGPVRADHPDATVTIGANTDTYTPKDLTVEVGTTVHWVKAAGSRSHNVQADGDSFSSGAPTTGSIDFTHKFDAPGEFPYHCSVHGADGGVGMSGTVFVTDGSDPGEPPAPIADAGGPYEVVEGDSVTLDGRGSRDPEEGGAIEAYAWDVDGDGNADATGATVVVPFPQEGIFTVTLTVTDDDDQDASDDATVTVTDGASLSRTAGDDRILTAVASARRGWSEAEHALLATGFAFPDALAATALAAKLDAPLLLTRKDELPNEVLQALSDLRVETVWILGGVAAVSQAVEDQLVESGFTVRRLEGADRFQTARAVALEVGASPAAEVVVALGQHDDPARDSWPDALSAGSLSAGPDRLPTLLTRSGSLPQVTEATLAQLDTRKVWLLGGTAAIADAVETRLRQLGYEVERLEGPSRYGTTVAVAQQALARLSAGDVPLVFATGADFPDGLTAGAYAARVGGVVVLVHPADLAGGATAVRDFIVDQASRFDVGTVIGGTAAVTADVFAELLDAMRR, from the coding sequence GTGAACCGCATGCTCGTCCTCGTGGTCAGCACGAGCGTCGTCGCAGCGCTGTCGGTACCGGGTCCCGTCCGTGCGGACCACCCCGACGCGACCGTGACCATCGGTGCCAACACGGACACCTACACGCCGAAGGATCTCACCGTGGAGGTCGGGACCACCGTGCACTGGGTCAAGGCGGCTGGCAGCAGGAGCCACAACGTCCAAGCGGACGGTGACTCGTTCTCCTCGGGCGCCCCGACGACAGGGTCGATCGACTTCACCCACAAGTTCGACGCTCCGGGCGAGTTCCCATACCACTGCTCCGTCCACGGTGCCGACGGAGGCGTGGGCATGTCCGGAACCGTGTTCGTGACCGACGGGTCGGATCCCGGCGAGCCGCCCGCGCCGATCGCCGACGCTGGCGGGCCCTACGAGGTCGTCGAAGGAGACAGCGTCACCCTCGACGGGCGCGGTAGTCGGGATCCCGAGGAGGGTGGCGCGATCGAGGCCTACGCGTGGGACGTCGATGGTGACGGCAACGCCGACGCCACCGGCGCGACCGTCGTCGTGCCGTTCCCGCAGGAGGGCATCTTCACCGTCACGCTGACCGTCACCGACGACGACGACCAGGACGCGTCCGACGACGCGACCGTGACCGTGACCGACGGAGCCAGCCTGTCGCGGACGGCTGGGGACGACCGCATCCTCACGGCGGTGGCATCGGCACGCCGCGGATGGTCCGAGGCCGAGCACGCCCTGCTCGCGACGGGCTTCGCGTTCCCGGACGCACTCGCGGCGACCGCGCTGGCCGCGAAGCTCGACGCCCCGCTGCTGCTGACGCGGAAGGACGAGCTTCCCAATGAGGTCCTGCAGGCGCTGAGTGATCTCAGGGTCGAGACCGTCTGGATCCTCGGGGGCGTCGCGGCGGTCTCGCAGGCGGTCGAGGACCAGCTGGTCGAGAGCGGCTTCACGGTCCGTCGTCTGGAAGGGGCGGACCGGTTCCAGACCGCACGCGCGGTCGCGCTCGAGGTCGGGGCGAGCCCGGCCGCGGAGGTCGTCGTGGCACTCGGGCAGCACGATGACCCCGCGCGTGACTCGTGGCCGGATGCGCTGTCGGCCGGGTCGCTGTCGGCCGGTCCCGACCGGCTGCCGACGCTGTTGACCCGCAGCGGATCGCTCCCTCAGGTGACCGAGGCGACCCTCGCTCAGCTCGATACACGGAAGGTGTGGCTGCTGGGCGGCACCGCCGCCATCGCGGACGCCGTCGAGACGCGACTCCGACAACTCGGCTACGAGGTGGAGCGGCTCGAGGGGCCCTCCCGGTACGGCACCACCGTCGCAGTGGCGCAGCAGGCTCTGGCGCGGCTCTCCGCTGGTGACGTCCCGCTCGTGTTCGCGACCGGCGCCGACTTCCCGGACGGCCTCACCGCGGGTGCGTACGCCGCCCGGGTCGGCGGCGTCGTGGTGCTCGTGCATCCAGCCGACCTCGCCGGCGGTGCCACCGCGGTCCGCGACTTCATCGTCGACCAGGCGTCACGCTTCGACGTCGGCACCGTCATCGGCGGCACCGCTGCCGTCACGGCGGACGTGTTCGCGGAGCTGCTCGACGCGATGCGTCGGTGA
- a CDS encoding acyl-CoA/acyl-ACP dehydrogenase has protein sequence MDFALTEEQQALAEVARSVLSDRCTHGHLKELESREGSVYDADLWRALAEGGVVGAVVPEEHGGSGLGLLSLLGVFEEAGRHVAPLPLMPTIVGAAALARFGSPEQRSAWLPGVVSGETLLAVALEEVGNDDLHAPSVRAERDGDSWHLHGRKTLVPYGAEADRAIVSAVSAAGPALLLAAPTDVTPQLTTNRQPHAEVIFEATPAELLVEGVEAVRWVAERGAAVLCAIQAGVCEGALRMTAEYTSNRRQFDKPIAEFQAVAQRAADAFVDTEMVRLTAWQALYRLDAELDSAAAVHTAKFWAGDGAMRVVHAAQHLHGGIGVDLDYPLHRYFVWAKQLEHTLGTPTRELIRLGAVLAE, from the coding sequence GTGGACTTCGCCCTGACCGAGGAACAGCAGGCGCTCGCGGAGGTGGCCCGCTCCGTGCTGTCGGACCGTTGCACCCACGGACACTTGAAGGAGCTCGAGTCGCGGGAAGGCTCGGTCTACGACGCCGACCTGTGGCGCGCGCTCGCGGAGGGTGGAGTCGTCGGGGCGGTCGTGCCCGAGGAGCACGGTGGCAGCGGGCTGGGGCTGCTGTCCCTGCTCGGGGTCTTCGAGGAGGCTGGCCGCCACGTCGCCCCTCTACCGCTCATGCCGACGATCGTCGGGGCGGCAGCGCTCGCGCGCTTCGGCAGTCCCGAGCAGCGGTCGGCGTGGCTGCCCGGGGTCGTGTCGGGGGAGACGCTCCTCGCGGTTGCGCTGGAGGAGGTGGGCAACGACGACCTGCACGCCCCGTCGGTGCGAGCCGAGCGCGACGGCGACTCGTGGCACCTCCACGGCCGCAAGACGCTGGTGCCCTACGGGGCGGAGGCCGATCGCGCGATCGTCTCGGCCGTGAGCGCGGCCGGCCCGGCGCTTCTGCTCGCGGCGCCGACCGACGTCACCCCGCAACTCACCACGAACCGTCAGCCGCACGCCGAGGTGATCTTCGAGGCGACGCCGGCGGAGCTGCTCGTCGAAGGCGTGGAGGCGGTGCGGTGGGTCGCCGAGCGGGGGGCGGCCGTCCTGTGCGCCATCCAGGCGGGTGTGTGCGAGGGCGCGCTGCGGATGACCGCCGAGTACACGTCGAACCGGCGCCAGTTCGACAAGCCGATCGCCGAGTTCCAGGCCGTCGCGCAGCGCGCGGCCGACGCGTTCGTCGACACCGAGATGGTGCGACTGACCGCGTGGCAGGCGCTGTACCGGCTCGACGCCGAGCTCGACAGCGCGGCTGCGGTGCACACCGCCAAGTTCTGGGCCGGCGACGGAGCGATGCGCGTCGTCCACGCCGCCCAGCACCTGCACGGCGGGATCGGCGTCGACCTCGACTACCCCCTCCACCGCTACTTCGTGTGGGCCAAGCAGCTCGAGCACACGCTCGGGACGCCCACGCGCGAACTCATCCGACTCGGCGCGGTCCTGGCCGAGTGA
- a CDS encoding TetR family transcriptional regulator: protein MASDVATGIAPDELNDTQRERRERILEAATELAVEGGYEGVQMRDVADRAEVALGTLYRYFPSKVQLLVNVLHQLVADMTEQITKQSVPGSTAADRVLNLLSRAMRTLRREQALADAMMRALMFADASAAADVERVSDVFTAAVTHALRGPDRPTRDDDAAVARVIENVWWAYILSWLSGRLTARELSDELEVAVRLLVR, encoded by the coding sequence ATGGCATCGGATGTCGCGACGGGCATCGCCCCGGACGAGCTCAACGACACGCAGCGAGAGCGCCGTGAGCGCATCCTCGAGGCGGCCACCGAGCTGGCCGTCGAAGGTGGCTACGAGGGCGTGCAGATGCGTGACGTCGCTGACCGCGCCGAGGTCGCGCTGGGGACCCTCTACCGCTACTTCCCGTCGAAGGTCCAGCTGCTCGTCAACGTCCTGCACCAGCTCGTGGCCGATATGACCGAGCAGATCACGAAGCAATCGGTGCCGGGGTCGACGGCTGCGGATCGTGTGCTGAACCTGCTCAGCCGCGCGATGCGGACCCTGCGCCGCGAGCAGGCGCTCGCCGACGCGATGATGCGGGCGCTGATGTTCGCCGACGCGAGCGCGGCCGCAGACGTGGAACGCGTCAGCGACGTCTTCACCGCAGCCGTCACGCACGCGCTCCGCGGCCCCGACCGTCCCACCCGCGACGACGACGCGGCGGTCGCACGGGTCATCGAGAACGTGTGGTGGGCCTACATCCTGTCGTGGCTCTCGGGGCGGCTCACCGCCCGCGAACTCAGCGACGAACTCGAGGTCGCCGTCCGCCTTCTCGTGCGCTGA
- a CDS encoding M20/M25/M40 family metallo-hydrolase, translating into MADAEALTARTLELLRIPSVTGDESAIADHVAATYGSDRVTRVGNSVVVGEPSGRPAIALVGHLDTVPATEDDREPRVESGVIVGRGASDMKGGIAVGERLRADLAGSSPYDLVLVLYAAEEGPDEHNELRTVLAEVPWLHDLALAIILEPTDLEVQAGCLGGLHALLLFTGRAAHSARPWTGENALTKAGSFLAELHERPAREVTVDGVTYHDVWTATQASTENARNVVPDRFVVNLNYRFAPSRDLATAEAELLATVDGRAEVEIVDRAAPAPPRTSDRLVARFVELVGGGEVTGK; encoded by the coding sequence GTGGCCGACGCCGAAGCACTGACGGCACGGACCCTCGAACTGCTGCGCATCCCATCGGTGACCGGCGACGAGTCCGCCATCGCCGATCACGTCGCTGCCACCTACGGCTCCGACCGCGTCACGCGCGTCGGCAACAGCGTCGTCGTTGGCGAGCCGTCGGGACGGCCGGCGATCGCGCTCGTCGGGCACCTCGACACCGTCCCCGCGACCGAGGACGACCGCGAGCCGCGGGTCGAGAGTGGCGTCATCGTCGGGCGCGGCGCGTCGGACATGAAGGGGGGGATCGCGGTCGGTGAACGGCTCCGCGCCGACCTCGCTGGCTCGTCACCGTACGACCTCGTGCTCGTGCTCTACGCGGCGGAGGAGGGACCGGACGAGCACAACGAGCTGCGCACGGTCCTCGCCGAGGTCCCGTGGCTCCACGATCTCGCCCTCGCGATCATCCTCGAGCCGACCGACCTCGAGGTCCAGGCTGGCTGTCTCGGCGGCCTCCACGCGCTGCTGTTGTTCACGGGGCGCGCCGCGCACTCGGCCCGACCCTGGACCGGCGAGAACGCGCTGACGAAGGCCGGGTCCTTCCTCGCCGAGCTCCACGAGCGCCCCGCGCGGGAGGTCACCGTCGACGGCGTCACCTACCACGACGTGTGGACGGCGACGCAGGCCAGCACCGAGAACGCACGCAACGTGGTACCCGATCGGTTCGTGGTGAACCTCAACTACCGCTTCGCGCCGTCGCGTGACCTGGCCACGGCCGAGGCCGAGCTCCTCGCAACGGTGGACGGCCGTGCCGAGGTCGAGATCGTCGACCGTGCGGCCCCCGCTCCACCGCGTACCTCGGATCGCCTCGTCGCGCGGTTCGTCGAGCTCGTCGGGGGCGGTGAGGTGACCGGCAAGTAG
- a CDS encoding acyl-CoA synthetase — MEYQLSELFESIVDHIPDRTALVCADADGEVTSRRTYRELDERANQLAHALSAAGIGKGDHVGCHITNGHEYVEMMLACFKISAVPVNVNYRYVEGELRYLYDNADLKGLLFGGQFAQRVSAVADDIDTLELFIVSGEPDGDVPDGTREYEAFLAGGSSERDFTGRSGDDIWLLYTGGTTGMPKGVMWRHEDVFFAGMGGGNPVAEPVSSPEELHTRIDNSEGAFQLAMFAAPPLMHGAAQLGTFIGFWGGSKVCLIEKYSGHGALTLIRNEGVNTISLVGDAMAVPLIEALAEGDYDTSSLFVISSAGAILSKTVRERLNEAIPSGNILDSFGSSETGYSGSEAEGSSPDEGLKFNVTERTAVITDDHRVVDPGSDDIGRVAQRGHIPLGYYNDEDKTAETFPVIDDERWVLTGDYATVDTDGVIHVMGRGSVCINSGGEKIYPEEVEAALKAHPAIVDAIVAGIPDETWGERVGAVVQVSSGQQAPSPEDIEAHLADRVARYKVPRALAIVDEVVRSPAGKPDYKWARAVLAEA, encoded by the coding sequence GTGGAGTACCAGCTCAGCGAGTTGTTCGAGTCGATCGTCGACCACATCCCCGACCGCACCGCGCTCGTGTGCGCCGACGCGGACGGCGAGGTGACGAGCCGCCGCACGTACCGCGAGCTCGACGAGCGAGCGAACCAGCTCGCGCACGCGCTGTCGGCCGCGGGGATCGGGAAGGGCGACCACGTCGGCTGCCACATCACCAACGGCCACGAGTACGTCGAGATGATGCTCGCCTGCTTCAAGATCTCGGCGGTCCCGGTCAACGTCAACTACCGCTACGTCGAGGGCGAGCTGCGCTACCTGTACGACAACGCCGACCTCAAGGGCCTGCTCTTCGGGGGGCAGTTCGCGCAGCGCGTGTCCGCCGTCGCCGACGACATCGACACCCTCGAGCTGTTCATCGTCTCGGGAGAGCCCGACGGGGACGTGCCCGATGGCACACGTGAGTACGAGGCGTTCCTGGCCGGTGGTTCGTCCGAGCGCGACTTCACCGGCCGCTCCGGCGATGACATCTGGCTCCTGTACACCGGCGGCACCACGGGGATGCCGAAGGGCGTCATGTGGCGCCACGAGGACGTGTTCTTCGCGGGCATGGGCGGCGGCAACCCCGTGGCGGAGCCGGTCAGCTCGCCTGAGGAGCTGCACACCCGCATCGACAACTCCGAGGGCGCGTTCCAGCTCGCGATGTTCGCGGCGCCGCCGCTGATGCACGGCGCCGCCCAGCTCGGGACGTTCATCGGCTTCTGGGGCGGCAGCAAGGTCTGCCTCATCGAGAAGTACTCTGGTCACGGAGCGCTGACGCTGATCCGGAACGAGGGGGTCAACACGATCTCGCTCGTCGGCGACGCGATGGCCGTCCCGCTCATCGAAGCGCTCGCGGAGGGCGACTACGACACCTCGTCGCTGTTCGTGATCTCGAGCGCCGGGGCGATCCTGTCCAAGACCGTCCGGGAACGGCTCAACGAGGCCATCCCGAGCGGCAACATCCTCGACAGCTTCGGCTCGTCCGAGACCGGCTACAGCGGCTCGGAGGCGGAGGGCTCAAGCCCCGACGAGGGCCTCAAGTTCAACGTCACCGAGCGGACGGCGGTCATCACCGACGACCACCGCGTCGTCGACCCCGGCTCGGACGACATCGGACGTGTGGCGCAGCGCGGCCACATCCCGCTCGGCTACTACAACGACGAGGACAAGACCGCCGAGACCTTCCCGGTCATCGACGACGAGCGTTGGGTCCTCACCGGCGACTACGCCACCGTCGACACGGACGGGGTGATCCACGTCATGGGGCGCGGGTCGGTCTGCATCAACTCCGGCGGGGAGAAGATCTACCCAGAGGAGGTCGAGGCGGCGCTCAAGGCCCACCCCGCGATCGTGGACGCGATCGTCGCGGGGATCCCCGACGAGACTTGGGGCGAGCGGGTCGGGGCGGTCGTGCAGGTCTCCTCCGGGCAGCAGGCGCCGTCGCCGGAGGACATCGAAGCCCACCTGGCCGACCGGGTCGCGCGGTACAAGGTCCCGCGCGCGCTCGCGATCGTCGACGAGGTGGTCCGGTCACCCGCGGGCAAGCCCGATTACAAGTGGGCCCGTGCGGTCCTCGCCGAGGCGTGA
- the dapC gene encoding succinyldiaminopimelate transaminase, whose protein sequence is MVTSNPALRRLGGYPLARLQDLAEDLRASGATVHDFSIGDPDEPTPSFIRQALVDDLGPVSRYPTATGRVALREAIASWVGRRHGVTIDPDVHVLPTSGSKEAIFHLPLAVIDPHGSRRHVLWGDPGYPVYGRGALFAGGESDPVTLTHADGWLLDLGALDHDRLDRACIAWVNYPHNPTGAAADRAYLADQVGVARDRDVLLCSDECYQEVWFDEPAPSVLEACGDDLTGVLAFVSLSKRSGMTGYRCGAVIGDPELIARLRVLRPNIGAAPPGFVQAAAAAAWADQEHVDERRAVFAAKRDVVLSFLDRAGMTVSGSAATFYVWFRAPNGDDVDYCEALLKERIVASPGRSFGDGGAGWIRLALVPTVEACRDAVGSWGEAIDAGRLPT, encoded by the coding sequence ATGGTCACCTCCAACCCCGCCCTCCGACGCCTCGGCGGCTACCCGCTCGCGCGTCTGCAGGACCTCGCCGAGGACCTGCGCGCGAGCGGCGCGACGGTGCACGACTTCTCCATCGGCGACCCCGACGAGCCCACCCCCTCGTTCATCCGTCAGGCTCTGGTCGACGATCTCGGACCGGTCAGTCGCTACCCCACGGCCACCGGCCGTGTCGCGCTGCGGGAGGCCATCGCGAGCTGGGTAGGGCGTCGGCACGGCGTCACGATCGACCCGGACGTGCACGTGCTACCCACCTCGGGGAGCAAGGAGGCCATCTTCCACCTGCCGCTGGCGGTGATCGATCCGCACGGATCGCGCCGGCACGTCCTGTGGGGGGACCCCGGCTACCCGGTCTACGGGCGGGGCGCGCTGTTCGCCGGAGGCGAGTCCGACCCGGTGACCCTGACGCACGCAGACGGGTGGTTGCTCGACCTCGGGGCGCTCGATCACGACCGCCTCGATCGTGCGTGCATCGCGTGGGTCAACTACCCCCACAACCCCACTGGAGCGGCGGCTGATCGCGCCTACCTCGCCGATCAGGTCGGGGTCGCGCGCGATCGCGACGTCCTGCTGTGCTCCGACGAGTGCTACCAGGAGGTGTGGTTCGACGAGCCCGCCCCATCGGTGCTCGAGGCCTGCGGGGACGACCTGACCGGGGTCCTCGCGTTCGTGTCGCTGTCGAAGCGGTCGGGGATGACCGGCTACCGCTGTGGAGCCGTCATCGGCGACCCGGAACTGATCGCTCGGTTGCGCGTGCTGCGACCCAACATCGGCGCTGCGCCGCCGGGGTTCGTGCAGGCCGCAGCGGCGGCCGCGTGGGCCGACCAGGAGCACGTCGACGAGCGGCGCGCCGTGTTCGCCGCCAAGCGCGACGTCGTCCTGAGCTTCCTCGACCGGGCCGGCATGACGGTGTCCGGATCGGCGGCCACCTTCTACGTGTGGTTCCGCGCCCCGAACGGTGACGACGTCGACTACTGCGAAGCGTTGCTGAAGGAGCGGATCGTCGCGTCCCCGGGTCGCTCGTTCGGGGACGGCGGAGCGGGGTGGATCCGTCTGGCGCTCGTCCCGACGGTCGAGGCCTGCCGCGACGCCGTAGGGTCATGGGGCGAGGCCATCGACGCCGGACGGCTCCCGACGTGA
- a CDS encoding acetoacetate decarboxylase family protein codes for MKTDSAPTYRILDRDVTLPVEVRHARAAMATFLVRSRAAQSLLPTDDLEVATALPGRTPLLIGVIDYDDNDLGDYLEVSILLFVRPRDQPRGVPVVSDAYRMLRGRLGTYILALPVDQEFTCEAGRRIWGFPKSVEDISFERRDGHAVGRLDMDGRHVLTLTVRTGGSRTLRPQTITTYTQLDGKLHRTRAEQAGRGVGIRLGGASIELGDHPLAASLRTLGLPRRPLLSMWFEHFNGTFGPAERIG; via the coding sequence GTGAAGACCGACAGCGCCCCGACGTACCGGATCCTCGATCGCGACGTGACCCTCCCCGTCGAGGTCCGTCACGCACGTGCGGCGATGGCGACGTTCCTGGTGAGGTCGCGAGCGGCCCAGAGCCTGCTCCCCACCGACGACCTCGAGGTGGCGACGGCCCTCCCGGGTCGCACGCCGCTGCTCATCGGTGTCATCGACTACGACGACAACGACCTCGGCGACTACCTCGAGGTCTCGATCCTGCTGTTCGTCCGCCCTCGAGACCAGCCCCGCGGCGTCCCCGTCGTCTCCGACGCCTACCGCATGCTCCGAGGCAGGCTCGGCACCTACATCCTGGCCCTGCCCGTCGATCAGGAGTTCACGTGCGAGGCGGGGCGGCGGATCTGGGGTTTCCCCAAGTCGGTCGAGGACATCTCGTTCGAGCGCCGCGACGGGCACGCCGTTGGCCGTCTCGACATGGACGGTCGACACGTGCTGACGCTGACGGTCCGGACCGGCGGATCGAGGACGCTGCGACCGCAGACCATCACGACCTACACCCAACTCGACGGGAAGTTGCACCGCACGCGAGCGGAACAGGCGGGGCGGGGCGTCGGCATCCGGCTGGGCGGGGCGAGTATCGAACTCGGCGACCACCCGCTCGCGGCGTCGCTGCGGACGCTGGGTCTGCCCAGGCGCCCGCTGCTGTCGATGTGGTTCGAGCACTTCAACGGCACGTTCGGTCCCGCTGAGAGGATCGGCTGA